ACTTTAAAACATATATCAGTCATAATCGTCAACTGTCAGCTAAATCAGAGGAATTATACCCTCATTCTTGCATAATAAATACAAGTGACACTTTGGCGACATACAGCTCAATATCCCATAATCTGATTGTCTTTATGATATTATTTAATATACTCTAATCCAGCACCCCATAAGCATCACTATCGTCTTAATACTCCTAAATATCCTTTGGTGGATTTAGAATTATATCAATATTAAATCCACCTGCTTTCTCCATAATTACTATTCTTTCAACAAGAATGTCAAATAGCATCCGTTTATTGTTATCTGTGGACCTATTAATTTTTTCATAAGCCCCTATTAATGCATCACAAAATTCACTTTTATTATTAAATTTCTCATACGAAACACAAGCCACTTCATCGTAATGCTTCTTAAGATTTTGCTCCTTTTTGTTCAATATAACACGTTGTTCCAGAATACTTGATCTTACAGGCTCCTCAATATTCTTAGATATCACAGAATCAATTTTACCTTTTAGCACACTGATTTCATTTAGCTTTTTATTGATTAACTTCATCAATTGCAGATTATTGTTTTCTTGCTCTTTAAGCCTAGCACTATATAAATCCCAGAGTTTATCCATATTATATGTAAAAAGTTTTTTAAGTTCCTGAATAAAATATTGCTCAATTTCTTCTTTCTCAATAATCATTTCAGCTATTCCCTTTGCGTTGAGTGTAGGACATTTATATACACTCTTTTTACCCTTACCATAATTCTTGCATTTCATAACCGCCCCACAAATACCACAAACAAGCTTGCCTCTAAGAATAAAAGGAGTATTAAAATATTTTGCATCTTTTAAAATTTCCTTTTTCTTTCTCAATGAAGTTACCTTATCCCATTGATTTGCAGATATGATACATCCTTCACTTAAAAATGGTGACTTATCGTGCTCCTGATGTTTTCCTGGAGATCTTCTTCCACCTCTCCGGTCCCAAACAATATATCCTGTATAAGTTTCATTCTTAATAATTGATTCTATCTTACTTTTAGTCCATTTAATAAATGGATATTTTTCGTTCATAAAATCAGATATCTTTCTATATCCAAAACCATATTCTGAATACATATTAAATATCTCTTCAATTATTGCCTTCTCATATTTGTCTGCTCGCAAAATAGAATTTTTCTTGTTTTGAGGATCATGAATAGAATGAAAGCCGAAAGGAACTTTGCCTCCGGCCCAAAATCCATTTTTTATACAGGAACGATTTCCACCCTTTACCCTTATGCCTATAGTATTAGCCTCAAGTTCTGCTACGCTGGCCAATATTAATTCCAGAAAATTATTGATTTTTGTGTCCTCAATTTTATATACTTCTCCGGGCCTGCTGTAATGGATAGTAACTCCTGCCTTATTAAAGAAAGACTTTAAAGTAATAAAATCTTGGAAGTTCCTCGTTAAGCGGTCCCTTGTATAAATTATCAAATGGGTAATTTTATTTTCATTAATAAGCTGAATAATTTCATTTAAGGCTGGTCTTCTTTTTAGCCTCTCATAAAAACCATCTCCTTCATCGTCATCCTTTGAAGTTTTTGATACTGGCTTAGCCTCCTCATAAATCATATCATTTGAAAGTACCAAGTTTTTTTCTTTAGCATAAGATATAGCTTTTTCTCTCTGAACCTCAATAGAAAAACCTTTCTCTTCCTGATTCTTTGTTGACACTCTGATATAAGCTGCAGCAATATTATTAGGTTCAGCGGATTTGGATTTTGAGCTCGTTTTCTTTTCCATTAACTATCACCTGATCAACTAAAGTAGATATTAAATGATGTGCCCTTTCCTGATTGCTAAGAAAATACCCTGCTAGTCCTTTTCTGTTTATAGAACCATTCAGCTTCTCTTTTTCTTCCTGAAGCCTGTAGATTCTGGCTTCAAGGTCATATATTCTGGCTTTTACATCTTCTCTTCGTATCATGGCATCTGATATAAGCTCTTTACAGCCATTTGCAATATATTTATCTTTAAAATTATTTACATAATCCAAAGTATATTTCTCCAAATCATTGCCGACTGTTTTAAGCTGCCGGTTATAAGTTTGGATTCCTCTCTTAAGTTGAGTAATTTTATGGGATATAACCGACTCTAATCCCATAGTTTGTATAATATTATCAAGAAGGTACTTTATTAATTCGTTTTTGAAATAGTCTGCATTAAAGCTTGAACAGCCCTTTGAAATACACCTGTATTTGTTATTAATCAGTTTTATTGGCTTTTTACATTTGCCGCATAACAGCAATCCCTTAAATAAATATTCCTGATTCTTCTTCCTTTTGAAAGCCTTATAATTAACTCTCCAGACTGTAATACATTTTACCCACAAATCAAAATCAACCACAGGCTGCACGTTTACACACTTCTGCAGTAAATCCGGATTAAAGTTGTTTAGCCCATCGTCTGACTGAAATAAGTCGAAAACAGTATATTTACTGTTTATAAATTGATAGCCTGCATAAATAGGATTTCGAATAATTTTACCAACTTGGTTAGAAGTAGTTGGCAACTTATTTTCATAGAAATTATTTAATTCCTTAACTATATCCATCATGCTTTTACTATCATTGTTCTTTGAATACATTTTAAACAACTCCCTTATTAACGGTACCGTTTGATAGTTGCACCTGTAAAAAGTTTTCTCATTTTGACTGATACGTTCAAATCCAAACGGAAGTTTTCCTGCTCCAGAATATTCCTTCCTCTCTCTTTTCTTGACTCTACCAGTATTAGTTCTTTCTGCTACAATTTGTGGTTCCAGCTCATCTACAGCCATTATTATGTTTTCAATAAAGTCTGATAAATAGCTTTCTGACGGTTGATATTCACCATCATTTGAATAGATAATTTTTATCCTGTACTTTTTGAAGGTATTTTTTATTTCTATCAGATCATGAACCCGTCTCGCTAATCTGTCCCTTCTATACACAATTACTGTTTTAAACTTGCCTGCCTTTGCATCTTTAAGGAGCCTGCTAAAGCCTTGTCTCTTACTTGGAGGCAGCTTAGTCGCAGATTCCTCATCCCAGTACTCTTTATACAATATCAGATTATTTTTATATAAAACATCTCTTGCCAATGACAACTGTGAAAGAATAGAATTATTTTCACTCTTTATAGACTTTCTTGCATATATGGCTGCATAATCTTCCGGTTTAAGTTTCGTCTCCAGGTTCTTTACTTCCACTTCTTTTTTCCTCCAATTTATCATTTAAGAGAAAATCAATTATAAAATCCATAAATCTTTGCCTTGCATCCTCATCATCCTTATATTTAATGCTGATAATTGTAATCTTTTGCTCTTCTGCCATTGGTTCTCCTTTAATTATATTATGGAATTCAGTATATTAGGCATAAACACTAAGGTTATAATCCCCGCAGATAATTAACCCTCACTCAGTTGACATAATATTGTCGCA
This region of Pseudobacteroides sp. genomic DNA includes:
- a CDS encoding recombinase family protein → MEKKTSSKSKSAEPNNIAAAYIRVSTKNQEEKGFSIEVQREKAISYAKEKNLVLSNDMIYEEAKPVSKTSKDDDEGDGFYERLKRRPALNEIIQLINENKITHLIIYTRDRLTRNFQDFITLKSFFNKAGVTIHYSRPGEVYKIEDTKINNFLELILASVAELEANTIGIRVKGGNRSCIKNGFWAGGKVPFGFHSIHDPQNKKNSILRADKYEKAIIEEIFNMYSEYGFGYRKISDFMNEKYPFIKWTKSKIESIIKNETYTGYIVWDRRGGRRSPGKHQEHDKSPFLSEGCIISANQWDKVTSLRKKKEILKDAKYFNTPFILRGKLVCGICGAVMKCKNYGKGKKSVYKCPTLNAKGIAEMIIEKEEIEQYFIQELKKLFTYNMDKLWDLYSARLKEQENNNLQLMKLINKKLNEISVLKGKIDSVISKNIEEPVRSSILEQRVILNKKEQNLKKHYDEVACVSYEKFNNKSEFCDALIGAYEKINRSTDNNKRMLFDILVERIVIMEKAGGFNIDIILNPPKDI
- a CDS encoding recombinase family protein, with protein sequence MEVKNLETKLKPEDYAAIYARKSIKSENNSILSQLSLARDVLYKNNLILYKEYWDEESATKLPPSKRQGFSRLLKDAKAGKFKTVIVYRRDRLARRVHDLIEIKNTFKKYRIKIIYSNDGEYQPSESYLSDFIENIIMAVDELEPQIVAERTNTGRVKKRERKEYSGAGKLPFGFERISQNEKTFYRCNYQTVPLIRELFKMYSKNNDSKSMMDIVKELNNFYENKLPTTSNQVGKIIRNPIYAGYQFINSKYTVFDLFQSDDGLNNFNPDLLQKCVNVQPVVDFDLWVKCITVWRVNYKAFKRKKNQEYLFKGLLLCGKCKKPIKLINNKYRCISKGCSSFNADYFKNELIKYLLDNIIQTMGLESVISHKITQLKRGIQTYNRQLKTVGNDLEKYTLDYVNNFKDKYIANGCKELISDAMIRREDVKARIYDLEARIYRLQEEKEKLNGSINRKGLAGYFLSNQERAHHLISTLVDQVIVNGKENELKIQIR